Proteins from a single region of Paramormyrops kingsleyae isolate MSU_618 chromosome 9, PKINGS_0.4, whole genome shotgun sequence:
- the psenen gene encoding gamma-secretase subunit PEN-2, whose protein sequence is MNLERVPNEEKLNLCRKYYLGGFAFLPFLWLVNVVWFFREAFVKPTYTEQSQIKTYVKRSALGLLLWVAVLTTWITIFQHFRAQWGEVADYLSFTIPLGIP, encoded by the exons ATGAATCTCGAACGGGTTCCTAATGAGGAGAAACTAAACCTGTGCAGAAAGTACTATTTGG GTGGATTTGCCTTTCTTCCATTCTTGTGGCTGGTTAATGTTGTGTGGTTTTTCAGAGAAGCTTTTGTAAAGCCAACATACACTGAACAGTCTCAGATCAAAACAT ATGTTAAACGATCTGCCTTGGGCTTGTTACTCTGGGTGGCTGTACTCACAACTTGGATAACAATATTCCAGCATTTCAGAGCACAATGGGGAGAAGTTGCTGATTATTTGTCCTTCACTATTCCACTAGGCATTCCATAA